CACCTGTCCTCGTCGCTCGGGGTGAGGTCGCACGCAGCTTCTTCATGCTCGCCAGGGAGTCACCCAGCCCGCAACACGGCGCGGCGCCGAAGCACTCGGGGCAGGAGCCGGGACGGGCGGTCTCCGTGGGTCTGGCGGGAGCAGGTGGAACGGTTGTCAACAGGGAAGTTGCCTGGCCGGGGCATGGCAGCAGGTGCGTTGCCGTGGAGCGGAAGTGCAGGGAGGAAGGCAGGACGGGGAGCGGTGCCGGGCCGTGGCCCAGGGCGGTGAGCCGGGGGTCGGGGCCGGTGAGCAGGCAGGTGGGTGCGGTGGAGGGATTTCAGGTGCGAGAGGAGGTGGGGATGAAGGGTTTCGGTGCGGAAGCAGCCGAGCGTGGTGCGTCGGCGGGCAGCGGCCGGGGAGTGCGGGCGGCACGGCATCATGGGGAGTATGGAACGTACGTGCTCTCGCTGGCCGGTGCGGTCGGGCCGGGTGCGCGGATGGGGCGTTCGGAGATGAGGCACGGCGGGGAAGTGCCGGGCTTCGTCGGGCGGCGGCGTGAAGTGGCCCGGTTAGTCGAGGTGCTGCGCACTGCGTCGGCGGTGATGCTGGTGGAGGGCGATGCGGGGGTCGGGAAAACCGCGCTGGTCGAGCGGGCACTGGCGGAGGCCGGGACCCCGGGGGAACGGGTGCTGACCGCACGGTGCCACCCAGTGGTCGAGCCGCCGCCCTACGGGCCGTTGCTGGACGCATTCCGGCGCAGCCGTCCGGCCCTGGCGGCGACCGCCGGGGTACCGCCGAGCGCCGGTGCGCTCCGCGCGTGGCTGCCGGACCTGGCCGACCTGCTGCCGGCGGACACCGCCGGGCCGGGAGCCGACGAGCGGTACCGGCTGGCACAGGGCCTGCGGGCGCTGCTCGGAGCACTGGGCGAGGTGGTGCTTCTGGTCGAGGACGCGCAGTGGGCCGATCGGGCGACCAGGGAGCTGTTGCTGCTGCTGGCCAGGGACCCGCACCCCGGCCTGTCGCTGGTGGTGACCTACCGGCCGGAGGAGCTACCGGACGGGGCGTCCGTGCTGGGAACGGCCTACCGCTGCCCGCCCGGTGTCTCCGGAGGGTTGCTCAGGGTCGAGCCCCTGGACGAGGCGGAGATCCTGGAACTGGCCCGTGCCGCGCTCGGTGCCAGTGGCGGGACCGGTTCGGCCGCTGGTAGCAGCCCCGCCGCCGGGACCGTGCCTGCGGTGGCGGCCCTGCTGTACCGACGCTCCGGTGGGCTTCCGGCGGCGATCGTCGAGGACCTGGCGGCACTGCGCGAGGACGATCGGCGGACGGACCCCGTCGCCCTCCTGGCCGGGGCGGACCTGCCGCGCGGTCTGCGGGACGCGGTGGCCGAGCGCTTGGCGGGGCTCGGTCCGGAGGCGCGTGCGGTGGTGGAGACGGTTGCCGTGCTGGACGAGCCGGCCGGGGAGGAGCTGATCGCCGAGGTCTCCGCGCTGCCCGCCGAGCAGGTCTCCGCCGGGCTGGTGGAGGCCCTGCGCGCAGCGGTGCTGAGCGAGCCCGCTCCGGCCAGGTACGCGTTCCGCCGGGAGCCCGCCCGGCAGGTGGCGTACCGGCGGATACCGGGCCCGACGCGCTCCGCGCTCCACCGCCGGGCCATCGAGGCGCTGGGCGCCAGGCAACCGCGGCCACTCGCCCGGATCGCCGCGCACATCCGCGCGCTCGGCGACCGGGACGCCTGGCAGCAGGCCGCCGAGGCGGCAGCCGAACAGGCCGCGGAGCAGGGCCACACTGCGGTGGCGGGCGCGCTGCTGCGCGAGCTGCTCGCCGAGACCGACCTCGCGCCGGAGCGCTGCGGGCGGACCGCCCGGGCGCTGGCCGGCCTGGCCGCGAACGCCGCCTACGACGAGGCCAGCACCGAGGTGCTGGCCGACATCATCGCGGACCCCCGGCTGCCGGTGGCCGACCGCGGTGAGGTCCGGCTCACCCTGGGCCTGCGGGTGGCCGTCCAGGGCGGCGACCGGGCCGGGTTCGCCCTGGTCGAACAGGCCGCCGACGAACTCATCGCCGAACGGCCGGCCCGCGCCGCCCGGGCCCTGGTCGCGCTCGCGATGAACGAACGCGACGGCGCGGGCGCGGCCGTCCGGGAGCGGATGGCCAAGGCCGCCGCCGCGCTGGAGATCGAGCCCGACGAGGAGGTCGCCGCCGCCTACCGTGCCACCAGGCTCACCTTCCAGGCCCGCGAGGGCGACCCCGAGCTGTGGCCCGAACTCGACCGGCTGCCGCGCGGCGCCTCCAGCCCGGAGCTCGTCCGGCAGACCGCCAGAGCCCTGTTCAACGTCGGCGAAATCGCGATGGAGACCGGCCACGACCAGCGGGCCGGACGGCTGCTCGCCGAGAGCCGCGCCCTGGCCCGGCAGGCCGCGATCTCCTACCTGGAGTGCTACAGCCGGATCGCCCTGCTGCGCCTCGACGGCCTGGCCGGGCGGTGGCAGGGCCTGGAGGAGCGGTTCGAGGCGCTCGGCACCGAGTACCCGGACGTGGCGATGGTCCGGGTCGAACGCGCCCTGCTGTTCGGTCGGATGGCCGCCTCGCGAGGGCGGCTGGCGGTCGCCCGGGCCGAGTTCGAGTCCGCTGCCGGGTACGGGGAGCGGGAGTCGCAGGTCACCACGGCGATCAGGGCCGCCGCCGGTCTGGGAGCGGTGGAACTGGTGGAACGCGGGGCGGAGGCGGCTGCCGCGCTGCTGGCGCCGGCGGTGGCGATCCTGCGCCGGGCCGGAGCGTGGGCCCGCGCCGGGGAACTGCTGCCGATCGCCGTGGAGGTCGTACGGGGCGTCGGCGACGAGGGCGCGACCCGGCACCTGGTCGAGGAGGCGGCGGAGGCGATCGGGAGGACGGACGCGCCCGCCGCCCACGCGGGGCTGGCCTTGGCCCGGGGCGTCCTGCTGGAGGGGGAGGACCCGGGCGGTGCGATCGAGTCCTACCGCCGGGCCCGGGACGCCTGGCGGAGCATCGGCCGCCCCTACGAGGTCGCCAGGGCGGAGGAGCGGTTGGCCCGGGCACTCGCGGAGCGCGACCCGCAGACCGCGGCCGAGCGGTTGGCCGCCGCCGAAGCCACCTACACCACCCTTGGGGCAGCCTCCGACGCGGCCCGCTGCCAGCACGTCCGGCGGGACCTCGGACTCGGGCGGATGGCCTCGCCCGGACGGCGCGGCTACGGCGAGGCGCTCTCGCCGCGTGAGCGGCAGGTCGCGGAGCTGGTCGGGCAGGGGGTCAGCAACCAGGACATCGCCCAGGTGCTGTTCCTGTCGCCGCGCACGGTGGAGCACCACGTGGCCAGCGTGCTGAGGAAGTTGGGCGTGGGCCGGAAGGACGTGGCGGAGGCGCTGGCGGAG
This is a stretch of genomic DNA from Kitasatospora fiedleri. It encodes these proteins:
- a CDS encoding ATP-binding protein yields the protein MLRTASAVMLVEGDAGVGKTALVERALAEAGTPGERVLTARCHPVVEPPPYGPLLDAFRRSRPALAATAGVPPSAGALRAWLPDLADLLPADTAGPGADERYRLAQGLRALLGALGEVVLLVEDAQWADRATRELLLLLARDPHPGLSLVVTYRPEELPDGASVLGTAYRCPPGVSGGLLRVEPLDEAEILELARAALGASGGTGSAAGSSPAAGTVPAVAALLYRRSGGLPAAIVEDLAALREDDRRTDPVALLAGADLPRGLRDAVAERLAGLGPEARAVVETVAVLDEPAGEELIAEVSALPAEQVSAGLVEALRAAVLSEPAPARYAFRREPARQVAYRRIPGPTRSALHRRAIEALGARQPRPLARIAAHIRALGDRDAWQQAAEAAAEQAAEQGHTAVAGALLRELLAETDLAPERCGRTARALAGLAANAAYDEASTEVLADIIADPRLPVADRGEVRLTLGLRVAVQGGDRAGFALVEQAADELIAERPARAARALVALAMNERDGAGAAVRERMAKAAAALEIEPDEEVAAAYRATRLTFQAREGDPELWPELDRLPRGASSPELVRQTARALFNVGEIAMETGHDQRAGRLLAESRALARQAAISYLECYSRIALLRLDGLAGRWQGLEERFEALGTEYPDVAMVRVERALLFGRMAASRGRLAVARAEFESAAGYGERESQVTTAIRAAAGLGAVELVERGAEAAAALLAPAVAILRRAGAWARAGELLPIAVEVVRGVGDEGATRHLVEEAAEAIGRTDAPAAHAGLALARGVLLEGEDPGGAIESYRRARDAWRSIGRPYEVARAEERLARALAERDPQTAAERLAAAEATYTTLGAASDAARCQHVRRDLGLGRMASPGRRGYGEALSPRERQVAELVGQGVSNQDIAQVLFLSPRTVEHHVASVLRKLGVGRKDVAEALAETES